The following coding sequences are from one Epilithonimonas vandammei window:
- a CDS encoding energy transducer TonB: MKSLLFSLCLLTSALALAQVDIEEGMDNIPMIENTSSAVVYNVRGIYQVSDNNCNASQFKSLVYPGGSAAYIKDLKEKLQQNVNWNTYVINGLFFVKLDINKNGVLTNAEAGPKVANGDLFLKDLKNAAMKANKIWKPATCNGNPVDSKAILKIDFSSMTYDNAFN, from the coding sequence ATGAAATCATTACTATTCTCATTGTGTTTATTAACCAGTGCTTTAGCCCTCGCACAAGTTGATATTGAAGAAGGTATGGACAATATTCCGATGATCGAGAATACTTCCAGTGCCGTAGTTTATAATGTTAGAGGAATCTATCAAGTAAGTGATAACAACTGCAATGCATCTCAGTTTAAAAGTCTGGTTTATCCCGGAGGTTCTGCTGCTTATATAAAAGATCTAAAGGAAAAACTTCAGCAAAATGTTAACTGGAATACCTACGTCATCAACGGATTATTTTTTGTAAAGTTAGACATCAATAAAAACGGCGTACTTACAAATGCAGAAGCCGGTCCTAAAGTAGCAAACGGTGATCTGTTTCTCAAAGATCTGAAAAATGCCGCCATGAAAGCCAATAAAATCTGGAAACCTGCCACATGCAACGGAAATCCTGTAGATTCTAAAGCTATTCTGAAAATCGATTTTTCATCAATGACTTATGACAATGCTTTTAATTAA